ACCCCTCTTCAATCAGTATCTTGGCTGCTGGTAAAATTTCACTTGGCAAAATACCGCGTAAAATAGCGACAAGAGGTAATGATTGAAAAAATGGATTTGCTTTTAAGTTAGTCATTACTCTTATTTTCTCCTTTAAATGATTGATATAAATGATTCATACCAGCCAAAAAGCACTCATCTCCACTAACTTGTTGAGCGTCAAAACCAAGATGGTTCAACGCTTGAACATAACGTTCAGTCAGTAAAGAATTACCAACAACAAAACACGATTCTGTTATCGACAATTGACTTAATTCATGGCCAATTAATAAACCAGATAAATAGGATTCAATATTGTGTTCATCAATTTGATCGAATAATCGCCTTGTCCGAACGCTGAATAAAATTTGATTTAGCGGATGTTGGCGTCCTAAACAAACGCCATCTAAAAAGACATGTTGAGAGTTATGTTGAATAGGTAAGTCTTTACCTAGAATGGAATGGTGCTTTAAAAGAGAGAACAACTCTCCTGTCATTACGGTAGAAAAACGCTCTAAAAGACCATCTTTCCAGTAAACATGTTTACTATGAGTTCCAGGTAAAATAGAAAAGAATGTAGACTTTTTAATAATATCTGACAAACCAATCAGCTGTACCTCTTCACCTCTCATTACATCAGGCATTCCTACCGAATTATGAGAACAACTCACACCAGCAATAATATTAGCTTGCCCATTAAAGACAGTAACCGTATTTCCTACAAACTCTGAAGTGCTTGCTGGCGTTTCTATGTACTGGGCTTCTTTCCAACCTTGTTTTGAGCCAACCATTCCAGCCATCAAAATCGGAAGAGTTGGACAAGCAGTTAGCCAATGACCAATTAATCCTTCAAGAGTGCTAGGAAAGTCCCCTTTCTTAACACTCAATAATCCTTTTGATTCTTCTACACGCGAAAGACATTCCCCTTGCTCATTCATTAAAAATGCACGGAAATTGGTTGTCCCCCAATCTATCGCTATCCAATTATTTTCCACCAGACCTCCAAGTCAGACAAACAATAACAACTTGTATGACAAGAATACTAGAGGTAAAAAAACAGTGATACCGTGATCACTGTCTAAAATTGATTAATTAATATACTTAATGTATTTATTTGCAACATTGGTAGCCTTATTTATCGCATTAACAACAATCATCTTCAT
The window above is part of the Aliivibrio fischeri ATCC 7744 = JCM 18803 = DSM 507 genome. Proteins encoded here:
- a CDS encoding 2-dehydro-3-deoxygalactonokinase, giving the protein MENNWIAIDWGTTNFRAFLMNEQGECLSRVEESKGLLSVKKGDFPSTLEGLIGHWLTACPTLPILMAGMVGSKQGWKEAQYIETPASTSEFVGNTVTVFNGQANIIAGVSCSHNSVGMPDVMRGEEVQLIGLSDIIKKSTFFSILPGTHSKHVYWKDGLLERFSTVMTGELFSLLKHHSILGKDLPIQHNSQHVFLDGVCLGRQHPLNQILFSVRTRRLFDQIDEHNIESYLSGLLIGHELSQLSITESCFVVGNSLLTERYVQALNHLGFDAQQVSGDECFLAGMNHLYQSFKGENKSND